TTTTTCTCGGTTCGGATAAATATATGGGTGCATGGGTGTGATATTAGAAGCGAGTTTACACTTGTAAGAGCGTTGTGTAAGAGCAGCACATCCTAGGGTAGATATACACCAGCGAACGACGAAGGAATAGATGACACATTTCATCAGGTGCTATTTAAGTCTAGATCAATACTAATTTCTCACCTTATAGGACCACATTGTCTAGATTTTAAGTCTAGATTTTACCATTTATTGCAaaagattgcaaaattctaaaaatttttcaaaaatggtTTTGATTTTACCGTTCATGcaatttattcatattgaCATGCATATCGGGGACAGGTAGAGAACCACAACTACTGTACGATAGCTGATTATATCGAATGGTAAAATAATGACCACCGGAGTATTGCATATACATATTCTAACGGCTGAATGCATCATGTTCCAACGGGGCATCAGAACCGTACTCCCATCTAGACTCTTCGCTGTCTGATACAGTACAGTCTGCAGAATAAATGGCTTCGCCATTTATTCTCCACCTTAACATTGGATCAGTCGTCAGGACTGATTCATCGATGTAACCATTGATTCCAAGCTATTACACTGCCATGGTCACTCTTCATCAGTTATAGTTTTTTTTTCGGTGCCTATTTCTACACTCACATGTTACATTTCTCTAACACAACATCCTCACCATGATCCTTGTACCGTTTTGATTTCGTATGTTTTGCGTTCTCGGTCTTTAATCCATCGCTCTTTGCATCTTAACCCATCTCGCCGTTACATCATCGAATCAACTGCATCTTGCTGTTTTTCGTGTATGCGATTCTTTTGATACGATGAGGTGCCGGATTATATACGTCGGACCAGTCCAGATCAATACGTTTCGATCGCCGTTATGCACGTAATACACTTCTAACGGtaattacaaaattttcCGATCGTAAGCGCTCTCGGTACTGCATGCACTATAGTGTACTTCGCTAATTTACCCGAATGCGGGCCCAGGCCCCAGACACTCAGTGTCGTATGAttacataataatatgtaTTTCCGAGGCGAGTTTCAGATTCCGGTTGCCGCGACATTATGGTAGCCGCAATCATTATGGAACTGCGCTTGGCACAAATGATATCGGTTGCAAAGCGCCATACGCGATTCGTGTCTTTTTTGCTTCTTTAAGCACATTTTTCAGCTTGATCTTCCTGCTTCTTCGCATTTTAATATGGGCTTCCATTATACTGAAGGGGTACCTCGACCGCCAGAAAccattttttgataattttcgatttttcaaagaaaactGACCCAAGTAAACATATCCATCGTGTAGGCCGCCTCTAATGGGTATTCAGCCATCGTATATCAGCCATGTTGTTCTGGTACATCATACAAATTTGGAACATTGTTAAAACAAACGAGCCAAATTGGGAAATGCCGAGTATGGAAGAGGTCACAACCAGCACCTATGCAAAAATACGCGCCAGTGCGGCAGCATATCCGACTTGCTTATATATGGGGATCAGGTGAAGTAAGTATCTCataatattagaaatcCGACTATTTACTTTTATGCATGCACGACAAAGCGCGGtgtgaaaaaattgcacAGAGTGCATATATGTCTGTAAACACTGTTTTAACAAGCCATGACAAGGATTGTAATTAGAAAAGTGATTGTATGTCGTCAAGAACATTGATACTAGTACTCCCCCTTTGTGAAAAAcgaatattaatataaggCTTATCCGTTGCAAAACTTTTAAAAACAAaagatttcttgaaattaaaaaaacCCAATACTAAATTCTAACTCCAGTCATTCCTTTAACTATACGAAAGTAGTATTATATAtcgaaaatgaaatttagTTCCAGTGCTGTGTTAGCCATTTTATCGGCCATTGCCACTGTTCAAGCAGGATCCACCAAGAAGGTTTCATACCAAGGTGTTGGATACTCTGGTTCATACAAAGACGTCACTGCCATGGACGAAGACTCAGGATCTTGTAGTCAAGAAACCAAAACCTTCTCTGGTAAGTTAGCTCCATTAGACGAAGAGTTATCTGCTCATTTCAGAGGTCCTTTGAAGTTATTGCAATTCGGTGTTTACTACCCATCATCTGGTTCTAACAACAAGAAGAGggaagacgaagaagaatgtACCACCAAACACGTTCACCACAAACACAAGAGAGCCACCGAAGTGGTTGAAGTCACCCAAACTGTTATTGTTGATGGTAACGGTAACACCCAAA
The nucleotide sequence above comes from Debaryomyces hansenii CBS767 chromosome A complete sequence. Encoded proteins:
- a CDS encoding DEHA2D15202p (no similarity); the protein is MLRWRINGEAIYSADCTVSDSEESRWEYGSDAPLEHDAFSR